The Coffea arabica cultivar ET-39 chromosome 4e, Coffea Arabica ET-39 HiFi, whole genome shotgun sequence genome includes a window with the following:
- the LOC140005889 gene encoding NADP-dependent malic enzyme, chloroplastic-like — MLSLNGTSFLDNSLYGVSRGVVQQHRRVAPPMVVVASVRSNGRAGDRNVSVLVETSLKEIRDASPAPPADKDSKSKVTGGIGDVYGEDTATEDQSITPWTVSVASGYPLLRDPHYNKGLAFTEKEKDAHYLRGLLPPVVVSQELQVKKMMANIRQYQVPLQRYMAMMDLQERNERLFYKLLIDHVEELLPVVYTPTVGEACQKYGTIFRQPQGLFISLKEKGKILEVLKNWPQQKIQVIVVTDGERILGLGDLGCQGMGIPVGKLSLYTALGGIRPSACLPVTIDVGTNNEKLLNDEFYIGLRQRRATGKEYAELIDEFMSAVKQTYGEKVLIQFEDFANHNAFDLLAKYGPTHLVFNDDIQGTASVVLAGLIAALKLVGGTLAEHTFLFLGAGEAGTGIAELIALEMSKQTGAPVDETRKKIWMVDSKGLITRSRMEGLQHFKRPWAHEHEPVTNLVDAVKAIKPTVLIGSSGAGRTFTKEVVEAMATFNEKPVVLALSNPTSQSECTAEEAYMWSEGRAIFASGSPFDPVEYDGKVYASGQANNAYIFPGLGLGLIISGAIRVHDDMLLAASEALAAQVTEENLESGLIYPPFSNIRKISAKIAADVAAKAYELGLATRLPQPENLVAYAESCMYSPAYRCYR; from the exons ATGTTATCCTTAAATGGCACTAGTTTTCTG GATAATTCGCTTTATGGGGTGTCCAGAGGCGTGGTGCAGCAACACAGAAGAGTTGCACCTCCTATGGTGGTGGTGGCGTCGGTccgctcaaatgggagagcaggGGATCGAAACGTGAGCGTTTTGGTGGAGACTAGTCTGAAGGAGATTAGAGATGCTTCACCAGCACCACCGGCTGACAAGGACTCCAAATCAAAGGTTACTGGCGGAATTGGTGACGTGTACGGTGAGGATACTGCCACCGAGGATCAGTCCATTACGCCTTGGACTGTCTCTGTTGCTAG TGGATATCCATTGTTGCGTGATCCACACTATAATAAGGGGCTTGCATTTACTGAGAAGGAGAAGGATGCACATTACTTGCGTGGTCTTCTTCCACCTGTGGTTGTCAGCCAAGAACTTCAG GTGAAAAAAATGATGGCAAATATTCGTCAGTATCAAGTACCCCTGCAGCGATATATGGCCATGATGGATCTTCAG GAAAGGAATGAAAGGTTGTTCTACAAGCTTCTCATTGACCATGTTGAGGAGCTGCTTCCAGTTGTTTACACTCCAACTGTGGGCGAGGCTTGCCAGAAATATGGGACCATCTTCAGACAGCCACAGGGTCTCTTTATCAGTTTGAAGGAAAA AGGAAAAATTCTTGAGGTGCTGAAAAATTGGCCCCAGCAGAAGATTCAAGTTATTGTTGTCACAGATGGTGAACGCATTTTGGGGCTTGGAGACCTGGGTTGCCAG GGAATGGGCATACCTGTAGGGAAGCTCTCTCTGTACACAGCTCTTGGTGGTATTCGTCCTTCAGCT TGTTTACCTGTAACAATTGATGTGGGTACAAACAATGAGAAGTTActgaatgatgaattttacattGGGCTCAGGCAAAGACGAGCAACAGGGAAG GAATATGCGGAGCTGATAGATGAATTTATGTCTGCTGTCAAGCAGACCTATGGGGAGAAAGTCCTCATTCAG TTTGAAGATTTTGCAAATCACAATGCTTTCGATCTTCTTGCAAAATATGGCCCTACACACCTTGTTTTCAATGATGATATTCAG GGGACAGCATCTGTGGTCCTTGCTGGGCTTATTGCAGCACTGAAGTTAGTTGGAGGGACCTTAGCTGAGCATACTTTCCTATTTCTTGGAGCAGGGGAG GCTGGCACTGGTATTGCTGAGCTCATTGCTCTTGAGATGTCAAAGCAG ACTGGAGCTCCAGTAGACGAAACTCGTAAGAAAATTTGGATGGTGGACTCAAAG GGTTTAATTACGCGGTCTCGCATGGAAGGACTTCAGCATTTTAAGAGACCCTGGGCTCATGAGCATGAACCTGTTACAAACCTGGTGGATGCTGTCAAG GCAATCAAGCCAACCGTGTTGATTGGATCATCAGGAGCTGGAAGAACATTTACCAAAGAAGTTGTTGAAGCTATGGCAACCTTCAACGAG AAACCCGTTGTACTTGCCCTCTCCAACCCAACTTCACAGTCAGAGTGTACTGCTGAAGAAGCCTACATGTGGAGTGAG GGTCGTGCTATTTTTGCTAGTGGTAGTCCATTTGATCCAGTTGAATATGATGGGAAGGTCTATGCATCTGGCCAG GCAAATAATGCGTACATCTTCCCTGGTCTTGGTCTGGGTCTGATAATTTCTGGTGCCATCCGTGTCCATGATGATATGCTCCTGGCAGCCT CTGAAGCTCTGGCTGCACAGGTCACTGAAGAAAATCTTGAGAGCGGTCTCATTTATCCCCCATTCTctaatattagaaaaatttctgccaaaattgCTGCTGATGTAGCTGCAAAAGCATATGAGCTAG GTTTGGCTACTCGTCTGCCTCAACCAGAaaatttagttgcatatgcTGAGAGCTGTATGTATAGTCCCGCTTATAGATGCTATCGCTGA